A region from the Paenarthrobacter aurescens genome encodes:
- a CDS encoding L-ribulose-5-phosphate 4-epimerase, protein MSALLESIAKVRREVCELHAELTRYQLVVWTAGNVSGRVPGHDLMVIKPSGVSYDDLTPELMVVTDLYGTPVRGMNTGSAGTVDWGNPDLSPSSDTAAHAYVYRHMPEVGGVVHTHSTYATAWAARGEEIPCVLTMMGDEFGGSIPVGPFALIGDDSIGQGIVETLKGSNSPAVLMQNHGPFTIGKDARNAVKAAVMCEEVARTVHISRQLGEPLPIDPAKIESLFDRYQNVYGR, encoded by the coding sequence GTGAGCGCACTTTTGGAATCCATCGCCAAAGTCCGGAGGGAAGTCTGCGAACTTCACGCCGAGCTGACCCGCTACCAGCTGGTGGTGTGGACTGCCGGCAACGTCTCGGGCCGGGTCCCGGGGCACGATCTCATGGTGATCAAGCCTTCGGGCGTTTCCTATGATGACCTCACTCCCGAACTCATGGTGGTCACCGATCTTTATGGCACACCTGTGCGGGGAATGAACACTGGCAGCGCAGGCACCGTGGACTGGGGCAACCCGGACCTCTCCCCCTCTTCTGACACCGCAGCGCATGCGTACGTGTACCGTCACATGCCAGAAGTAGGCGGAGTGGTCCACACCCATTCCACCTACGCCACGGCCTGGGCTGCACGGGGCGAAGAAATCCCCTGCGTGCTGACCATGATGGGCGATGAATTCGGCGGATCCATTCCCGTGGGACCGTTCGCGCTGATCGGAGACGACTCCATCGGCCAGGGCATTGTGGAGACGCTCAAAGGTTCCAACTCCCCCGCGGTACTCATGCAGAACCACGGGCCCTTCACCATCGGCAAGGACGCCCGCAACGCAGTCAAAGCCGCAGTGATGTGCGAGGAAGTGGCAAGGACGGTACACATCTCCCGCCAACTGGGAGAGCCGCTGCCCATTGACCCCGCGAAAATCGAGTCCCTCTTTGACCGATACCAGAACGTGTACGGCCGCTAA
- the araA gene encoding L-arabinose isomerase: MPSANNSSANSTSLGQYEVWFLTGSQHLYGEDVLKQVAAQSQEIANALNASSDVPVKIVWKPVLTDSDSIRRTALEANYDDAVIGVTAWMHTFSPAKMWIQGLDALRKPLLHLHTQANRDLPWADIDFDFMNLNQAAHGDREFGYIQSRLGVPRKTVVGHVSNPEVARQVGAWQRASAGWAAVRTLKLTRFGDNMRNVAVTEGDKTEAELRFGVSVNTWSVNELADAVHASAESDVDALVAEYERLYEVADELKAGGARHESLRYSAKIELGLRSFLEANGSAAFTTSFEDLGALRQLPGMAVQRLMADGYGFGAEGDWKTAILVRAAKVMGGDLPGGASLMEDYTYHMEPGSEKILGAHMLEVCPSLTARKPRVEIHPLGIGGKEDPVRMVFDTDAGPGIVVALSDMRDRFRLVANVVDVVDLDQPLPNLPVARALWEPKPNFATSAAAWLTAGAAHHTVLSTQVGLEVFEDFAEIAKTELLTIDEGTTIKQFKKELNWNAAYYKLAGGL; encoded by the coding sequence ATGCCCAGCGCCAACAACTCTTCCGCCAACTCCACCTCGCTGGGGCAGTACGAGGTCTGGTTCCTCACCGGCAGCCAGCACCTTTACGGTGAGGACGTCCTCAAGCAGGTGGCAGCGCAGTCGCAGGAGATCGCCAACGCCCTGAACGCCAGCAGCGATGTTCCCGTCAAGATCGTATGGAAGCCTGTCCTCACGGATTCGGACTCCATCCGCCGCACCGCGTTGGAAGCAAACTATGACGACGCCGTGATCGGTGTGACCGCATGGATGCACACGTTCAGCCCCGCCAAAATGTGGATCCAGGGCCTGGACGCCTTGCGCAAACCCCTCCTTCACCTGCACACGCAGGCCAACAGGGACCTTCCCTGGGCTGACATTGATTTCGACTTCATGAACCTCAATCAGGCTGCCCACGGCGACCGCGAGTTCGGGTACATCCAGTCGCGCCTCGGCGTGCCGCGGAAGACCGTCGTCGGGCATGTCAGCAACCCTGAGGTTGCCCGCCAGGTGGGCGCCTGGCAGCGCGCTTCGGCTGGTTGGGCCGCCGTCCGCACGCTGAAGCTGACCCGCTTTGGTGACAACATGCGCAACGTGGCCGTCACTGAGGGCGACAAGACTGAAGCGGAGCTGCGCTTCGGAGTCTCCGTGAACACCTGGTCCGTCAACGAGCTCGCCGATGCTGTCCATGCGTCCGCAGAGTCCGACGTCGACGCTTTGGTTGCCGAGTACGAGCGCCTTTACGAGGTGGCTGATGAGCTGAAGGCAGGTGGCGCCCGCCACGAGTCGCTGCGGTACAGCGCCAAGATCGAGCTGGGGCTCCGCAGCTTCCTCGAAGCCAACGGTTCTGCAGCGTTCACCACGTCCTTCGAGGACCTGGGGGCGCTGCGCCAACTGCCGGGAATGGCCGTTCAGCGCCTCATGGCTGACGGTTACGGCTTTGGCGCCGAGGGCGACTGGAAGACTGCCATTCTGGTGCGCGCCGCCAAGGTGATGGGCGGCGACCTGCCAGGCGGTGCCTCGCTGATGGAGGACTACACGTACCACATGGAACCGGGCAGCGAGAAGATCCTCGGTGCGCACATGCTGGAGGTTTGCCCGTCCCTGACCGCCAGGAAGCCTCGCGTGGAGATCCACCCGCTGGGCATCGGCGGCAAGGAAGACCCCGTCCGCATGGTGTTCGATACCGACGCCGGCCCCGGCATTGTGGTGGCTCTGTCCGACATGCGTGACCGGTTCCGCCTGGTGGCCAACGTAGTGGACGTCGTTGATCTCGACCAGCCGCTCCCCAACCTGCCGGTTGCCCGTGCCCTCTGGGAGCCTAAGCCCAACTTTGCCACTTCCGCCGCCGCGTGGCTCACTGCCGGCGCCGCGCACCACACGGTACTGTCCACGCAGGTGGGCCTTGAGGTGTTCGAGGACTTCGCCGAAATTGCCAAGACCGAACTCCTCACCATCGACGAAGGCACCACCATCAAACAGTTCAAGAAAGAGCTCAACTGGAACGCGGCCTACTACAAGCTGGCCGGCGGCCTGTGA
- a CDS encoding aldose 1-epimerase family protein — protein sequence MSTEFTLSAGGYTAVVSARAAAIRVLQFEGRDLVVPFPQGGPIPDYRGVIAAPWPNRIADGTYTFDGVEHRVPINEPERATALHGLAFPLDWTLKESDAGALTLTCTVGPTAGYPFVLELSARFTLDEAGLHTSVTARNAGSIAAPYGVCPHPYLVAGSSPLDEWILEFAADSFLEVTPDRLLPVGLAPTEGHLFDFRSPRAIGSTEIDHAFTGITFDGGLARLSVRDPAGTGVGGSGVGMSWDESCQWLQIHTADKPAPIPGRLGLAVEPMTCPPDAFNSGTDLIRLEPGAEHTASWSIYTL from the coding sequence GTGAGCACCGAATTCACGCTGAGCGCGGGCGGTTACACGGCAGTTGTGAGCGCCCGCGCTGCCGCGATTCGCGTCCTGCAGTTTGAGGGCCGGGACCTTGTGGTCCCGTTTCCCCAGGGTGGTCCCATCCCGGACTACCGCGGTGTGATTGCCGCGCCGTGGCCCAACAGGATCGCGGACGGCACGTACACGTTCGACGGCGTGGAACACCGCGTGCCTATCAACGAGCCGGAGCGGGCAACGGCCTTGCACGGGCTCGCCTTTCCGCTTGACTGGACCCTGAAAGAGTCCGACGCCGGTGCACTCACCTTGACGTGCACGGTGGGGCCCACGGCGGGCTATCCGTTTGTGCTGGAGCTTTCGGCGCGCTTCACCTTGGACGAGGCCGGGCTGCACACGTCGGTCACGGCCCGGAACGCCGGCAGCATCGCGGCGCCCTATGGGGTCTGCCCGCACCCGTATCTGGTGGCGGGATCTTCTCCGTTGGATGAGTGGATCCTTGAGTTCGCTGCTGACTCTTTCCTTGAGGTCACCCCGGACCGCCTCCTGCCTGTGGGCCTGGCGCCAACAGAGGGCCACCTCTTCGACTTCCGTTCCCCGCGCGCCATCGGCAGCACCGAGATCGACCACGCCTTCACAGGAATAACGTTCGACGGCGGGCTGGCGCGGCTTTCCGTGCGGGACCCGGCGGGCACCGGCGTCGGAGGGTCCGGCGTCGGGATGTCCTGGGACGAAAGCTGCCAGTGGCTGCAGATCCATACGGCTGATAAGCCGGCACCGATTCCGGGAAGGCTTGGCCTGGCCGTTGAGCCCATGACCTGCCCGCCGGACGCCTTCAACAGTGGAACAGACCTGATCCGTCTGGAACCCGGGGCCGAGCACACAGCATCCTGGAGCATCTACACCCTGTAG
- a CDS encoding LacI family DNA-binding transcriptional regulator, with translation MSQTASIKDVATHAQVAVGTVSNVLNYPDRVSPRTKERVLKSIAELGFVRNDAARQLRAGQSRTIGLIVLDVGNPFFSSVARAAEDAAAALGSVVLVGDSGQDSSREAHYMDLFQEQRVQGLLISPVGDVSGRIDTLRERGVPTVLVDELADTDRCSSVSVDDQEGGYLAAKHLLDLGRRRLAFVGTPSIRQVASRLKGAQRAVSEVSGASVEVVDSAGQTVLAGRQVGNTLVERAPEERPEAVFCSNDLLALGVMQSLTMLRTVRIPEDIALIGYDDIDFAISAVVPLSSIRQPTEALGRTAIELLAEEQESGGTKHRAVVFTPELVVRQSTAGA, from the coding sequence ATGTCCCAGACAGCCAGCATCAAAGACGTTGCCACCCATGCCCAGGTAGCAGTGGGAACTGTTTCCAATGTGCTGAATTATCCGGACCGGGTCTCGCCGCGGACCAAGGAACGCGTCCTGAAATCCATTGCTGAGCTGGGCTTCGTCCGCAACGACGCCGCCCGGCAGCTCCGCGCCGGCCAGAGCCGCACCATCGGGCTGATTGTCCTGGACGTTGGGAACCCCTTCTTCTCCTCCGTGGCTCGCGCGGCGGAAGATGCGGCGGCGGCCCTGGGCAGCGTGGTGCTGGTGGGGGACAGCGGTCAGGACTCCTCCCGCGAAGCGCACTACATGGACCTTTTCCAAGAGCAGCGCGTGCAAGGCCTGTTGATCTCTCCCGTAGGTGATGTTTCAGGGCGCATTGATACGCTCCGCGAACGTGGCGTGCCCACGGTTCTGGTGGACGAACTTGCGGACACTGATCGCTGCAGCTCGGTCTCCGTGGATGACCAGGAAGGTGGCTATCTGGCCGCCAAACACCTGCTGGACCTGGGCCGCCGTCGTCTGGCCTTTGTTGGTACGCCGTCCATCCGTCAGGTGGCCAGCCGACTCAAGGGCGCGCAGCGTGCTGTCTCCGAGGTATCCGGGGCCAGCGTTGAAGTCGTGGACTCCGCAGGCCAGACCGTCCTGGCTGGCAGGCAAGTGGGCAACACCCTGGTGGAACGCGCGCCCGAAGAGCGGCCTGAAGCCGTGTTCTGTTCCAATGACCTTCTGGCGCTGGGCGTCATGCAGTCCTTGACCATGCTGCGGACCGTCCGGATTCCGGAGGACATCGCGCTCATTGGCTATGACGACATCGACTTCGCCATCTCAGCAGTTGTCCCGCTATCTTCCATCCGCCAGCCCACCGAGGCGCTGGGCCGGACCGCGATCGAGCTGCTCGCGGAAGAACAGGAGAGCGGCGGAACCAAGCACAGGGCTGTGGTGTTCACCCCCGAGCTGGTGGTCCGCCAAAGCACAGCCGGCGCTTAG
- a CDS encoding L-rhamnose mutarotase encodes MRVCFRSSVQPELMAEYKQRHAAVWPEMLSALKNAGWNNYSLFLAPDGQLIGYLECEDYEAAQARMAVTEVNARWQAEMATLFANSDLPPDQGFEIVEEVFNLEDQLAAAGVTDAAGPTHINKHAAHEYQKEQA; translated from the coding sequence ATGAGGGTTTGTTTCCGCTCTTCAGTCCAGCCTGAACTGATGGCCGAGTACAAGCAGCGCCACGCCGCAGTGTGGCCGGAGATGCTGTCCGCACTGAAGAACGCAGGGTGGAACAACTACTCCCTTTTCCTCGCACCGGATGGTCAACTGATCGGCTACCTGGAATGCGAAGACTACGAGGCAGCCCAGGCCCGCATGGCAGTCACTGAGGTTAACGCCCGCTGGCAGGCCGAGATGGCAACCTTGTTCGCCAACAGTGACCTCCCACCAGACCAGGGCTTCGAAATCGTCGAGGAAGTTTTCAACCTTGAGGATCAGCTCGCCGCAGCAGGCGTCACAGATGCCGCCGGCCCCACACACATCAATAAGCACGCCGCCCACGAATACCAAAAGGAACAAGCATGA
- the rhaI gene encoding L-rhamnose isomerase, which produces MNTTESALGRLGELAIEVPSWAYGNSGTRFKVFGTPGTPRTVQEKIADAAKVHELTGLAPTVALHIPWDKVDDYAALREYAAGLGVGLGTINSNTFQDDEYKFGSLTSSNESVRRRAIDHHLECIEIMHATGSKDLKIWLADGTNYPGQDDMRGRQDRLAESLQEIYAGLGDEQRLVLEYKFFEPAFYHTDVPDWGTSYAQTLALGEKAFVCLDTGHHAPGTNIEFIVMQLLRLGKLGSFDFNSRFYADDDLIVGAADPFQLFRIMHEVIRGGGFGKDSGVALMLDQCHNLEEKIPGQIRSVLNVQEMTARALLVDTAALSEAQRAGDVLAANGIFNDAFYTDVRPVLAEWRESRGLPADPMAAYKASGYQKKINEDRAGGQQAGWGA; this is translated from the coding sequence ATGAACACCACAGAATCGGCCCTGGGCCGTCTAGGGGAACTGGCCATTGAAGTGCCGTCCTGGGCCTACGGAAATTCCGGAACCCGGTTCAAGGTCTTCGGCACCCCGGGTACTCCGCGCACCGTTCAGGAAAAGATCGCCGACGCCGCCAAGGTTCACGAACTCACGGGGCTCGCTCCTACTGTGGCGCTGCACATTCCCTGGGACAAAGTGGATGACTACGCTGCGCTCCGCGAGTACGCCGCAGGGTTGGGCGTAGGCCTGGGAACCATCAACTCCAACACTTTCCAGGATGACGAGTACAAGTTCGGCTCCTTGACGTCCTCCAACGAGTCAGTGCGTCGCCGTGCCATCGACCACCACCTTGAATGCATCGAGATCATGCACGCCACCGGGTCCAAGGACCTGAAGATCTGGCTTGCTGATGGCACCAACTACCCCGGCCAGGATGACATGCGCGGCCGCCAGGACCGCTTGGCCGAGTCCCTCCAGGAGATCTACGCGGGCCTCGGCGACGAGCAGCGCCTTGTACTGGAGTACAAGTTCTTCGAGCCCGCTTTCTACCACACCGATGTTCCGGACTGGGGAACCTCGTACGCTCAAACCCTTGCACTCGGCGAGAAGGCTTTCGTCTGCCTGGATACCGGCCACCACGCCCCGGGCACCAACATCGAGTTCATCGTCATGCAGCTCCTGCGTCTGGGCAAGCTGGGTTCCTTCGACTTCAACTCCCGCTTCTACGCCGACGATGACCTGATTGTTGGCGCCGCTGATCCGTTCCAGCTGTTCCGCATCATGCACGAAGTCATCCGGGGTGGCGGCTTCGGCAAGGACTCCGGTGTCGCGCTGATGTTGGACCAGTGCCACAACCTCGAAGAAAAGATCCCCGGCCAGATCCGCTCGGTCCTCAACGTCCAGGAAATGACCGCCCGCGCCCTGCTGGTGGACACCGCAGCACTCTCCGAAGCACAGCGTGCCGGGGATGTCCTGGCCGCCAACGGCATCTTCAACGATGCTTTCTACACCGATGTCCGCCCGGTCCTGGCTGAGTGGCGCGAATCCCGCGGCCTGCCCGCCGACCCGATGGCCGCGTACAAGGCCAGCGGATACCAGAAGAAGATCAACGAGGACCGCGCAGGCGGCCAGCAAGCCGGATGGGGCGCATAA
- a CDS encoding bifunctional aldolase/short-chain dehydrogenase: MTSKTVEELISRSNRLGADKRNTNFAGGNTSAKGTEKDPVTGQDVELLWVKGSGGDLGTLKAENLAVLRLDRLQALKSVYPGVEREDEMVAAFDYCLHGKGGAAPSIDTAMHGLVDAAHVDHLHPDSGIAIATAVDGEALTSKVFGDKVVWVPWRRPGFQLGLDIAAIKEANPQAIGTILGGHGITAWGATSEEAEANSLWIIDQAESYIKENGKAEPFGAKLPGYGALPDAERRAKAAALAPVIRGLASTDKPQLGHFSDDAVVLEFLESAEHPRLGALGTSCPDHFLRTKVKPLVLDLPAGASIEDSVNRLKELHAAYREDYQAYYDRHADENSPALRGADPAIVLIPGVGMFSFGKDKQTARVAGEFYINAINVMRGAEAISTYAPIEESEKFRIEYWALEEAKLARMPKPKSHATRIALVTGAASGIGKAIATRLASDGACVVIADLNLENAQKVAEELGGSDVAIGVQADVTDEAQIAAAIAEAVLAFGGLDLVVNNAGLSISKPLLETTEKDWDLQHNVMAKGSFLVSKAAAKVMIDQGLGGDIIYISSKNSVFAGPNNIAYSATKADQAHQVRLLAAELGEYGVRVNGINPDGVVRGSGIFAGGWGAKRAAVYGVDEQELGKYYAQRTLLKREVLPEHVANAASVLTSNELSHTTGLHIPVDAGVAAAFLR; this comes from the coding sequence ATGACCAGCAAGACTGTTGAAGAGCTGATTTCCCGTTCCAACCGCCTCGGCGCGGACAAGCGGAACACCAACTTCGCCGGCGGCAACACCTCCGCCAAGGGCACCGAGAAGGATCCTGTCACTGGCCAGGACGTCGAACTCCTCTGGGTCAAGGGCTCCGGCGGCGACCTCGGCACCCTGAAGGCTGAGAACCTGGCAGTACTCCGGCTGGACCGCTTGCAGGCACTGAAGTCCGTTTACCCCGGCGTCGAGCGTGAAGACGAAATGGTGGCCGCGTTCGATTACTGCCTGCACGGCAAGGGCGGCGCGGCTCCCTCGATCGATACCGCCATGCACGGACTCGTGGACGCTGCCCACGTTGACCACCTGCACCCGGACTCGGGCATCGCCATCGCCACCGCGGTGGACGGCGAAGCCCTGACCTCCAAGGTCTTCGGCGACAAAGTGGTGTGGGTTCCCTGGCGCCGCCCCGGATTCCAGCTCGGCTTGGACATCGCGGCGATCAAGGAAGCCAACCCGCAGGCCATCGGCACCATCCTGGGTGGCCACGGCATCACCGCGTGGGGCGCCACCAGCGAAGAGGCTGAGGCCAACTCGCTCTGGATCATTGATCAGGCCGAGAGCTACATCAAGGAAAACGGCAAGGCCGAGCCCTTCGGTGCCAAGCTCCCCGGCTACGGCGCCCTCCCCGACGCTGAGCGCCGTGCAAAAGCTGCCGCTCTGGCACCGGTGATCCGCGGCTTGGCTTCCACGGACAAGCCGCAGCTGGGGCACTTCAGTGATGACGCCGTGGTGCTTGAATTCCTCGAGTCCGCCGAACACCCGCGCCTCGGCGCGCTGGGTACCTCCTGCCCGGACCACTTCCTGCGCACCAAGGTCAAGCCCTTGGTCCTGGACCTCCCGGCCGGGGCCTCGATCGAAGACTCGGTCAACCGCCTCAAGGAACTGCACGCCGCGTACCGCGAGGACTACCAGGCGTACTACGACCGTCATGCTGACGAGAACAGCCCGGCGCTTCGCGGCGCGGACCCGGCAATCGTGCTAATCCCCGGCGTGGGTATGTTCTCCTTCGGCAAGGACAAGCAGACCGCCCGCGTGGCCGGCGAGTTCTACATCAACGCCATCAACGTGATGCGTGGCGCTGAGGCCATTTCCACCTACGCGCCTATCGAGGAATCGGAGAAATTCCGTATCGAGTACTGGGCACTGGAAGAAGCCAAGCTGGCCCGCATGCCCAAGCCGAAGTCCCATGCCACCCGCATCGCGCTGGTGACCGGAGCGGCGTCGGGCATTGGCAAGGCGATCGCCACCCGTCTGGCGTCCGACGGCGCGTGCGTAGTTATTGCCGATCTAAACCTTGAGAACGCGCAAAAGGTGGCCGAGGAACTGGGCGGTTCGGACGTAGCCATCGGCGTCCAGGCCGATGTGACTGACGAAGCGCAGATTGCCGCCGCGATTGCCGAAGCCGTGCTCGCGTTCGGCGGCCTTGACCTGGTGGTCAACAACGCCGGCCTGTCCATCTCCAAGCCGCTGCTGGAAACCACAGAGAAGGACTGGGACCTCCAGCACAACGTCATGGCCAAGGGCTCATTCCTGGTATCCAAGGCCGCGGCCAAGGTCATGATCGATCAGGGTCTGGGCGGGGACATCATCTACATCTCCTCCAAAAACTCCGTGTTCGCCGGGCCCAACAACATCGCCTACTCCGCCACCAAGGCTGACCAGGCGCATCAGGTCCGCCTGCTCGCCGCTGAACTGGGCGAGTACGGTGTCCGCGTCAACGGCATCAACCCCGATGGCGTGGTCCGCGGCTCCGGCATCTTCGCCGGCGGCTGGGGCGCAAAGCGCGCCGCGGTATACGGCGTGGACGAGCAGGAACTAGGCAAGTACTACGCCCAGCGCACGCTCCTCAAGCGCGAAGTCCTCCCGGAACACGTGGCCAACGCCGCGTCCGTGCTCACCAGCAACGAGCTCTCCCACACCACCGGCCTTCACATCCCCGTGGACGCCGGCGTGGCAGCAGCCTTCCTCCGCTAG
- a CDS encoding rhamnulokinase family protein yields MTNGTTTSTAPVQAGAVPAADNKTVFAAIDIGASSGRVMLGRVSPASGVALQTIHRFPNGVVELDGGLRWDFDALFAEVLKGLAAAADVARGNGERIVSIGIDTWAVDYGLVNDAGELTTVPFSYRDERSRATVERVHAVIPSEKMYATTGLQYLQFNTVYQLASEPNLDGVQALLIPDLIAFLLTGQRRTEATNASTTGLFDAVEGKWATDFLDALGLPRNIFPPLIQPGETVGTLLPTILEQTGLPADTAVVAVGSHDTASAVAAVPAQEQHFAYISSGTWSLVGVELNKPVLTEPSRKANFTNERGVDGTIRYLRNVGGLWLLSECQRAWAAQGFTQSLPALLDSAAALPAGGPQINADDPAFTAPDHMPDRIRAAVRNTGAVLPDRPAAVVRCIMDSLAAGYARTLADAERLTGLSTGVVHIVGGGSQNRLLCQLTADATGKTVIAGPVEATAQGNVLVQARAAGVVTGGLAELRALVVAGEELVRYEPAQEVSDVAS; encoded by the coding sequence GTGACCAACGGAACCACCACGAGCACCGCCCCGGTTCAGGCCGGGGCGGTGCCCGCTGCTGACAACAAAACAGTGTTTGCAGCCATCGACATTGGCGCCTCTTCCGGCCGTGTGATGCTGGGCCGCGTTTCCCCAGCATCCGGAGTGGCCCTCCAGACCATCCACCGCTTCCCCAACGGGGTGGTAGAGCTCGACGGCGGCCTCCGCTGGGACTTCGACGCCCTGTTCGCTGAGGTACTCAAGGGTCTGGCGGCTGCCGCTGACGTGGCACGCGGGAACGGCGAGCGCATTGTGAGCATCGGCATCGACACCTGGGCTGTGGACTACGGCCTGGTGAACGATGCCGGCGAACTCACCACGGTTCCGTTCAGCTACCGGGACGAGCGCAGCCGTGCCACTGTGGAGCGGGTCCATGCGGTTATTCCCTCGGAGAAGATGTACGCCACCACGGGCTTGCAGTATCTGCAGTTCAACACCGTGTATCAGCTCGCTTCCGAACCGAATCTGGACGGTGTGCAGGCACTGCTCATCCCGGACCTGATTGCGTTCCTGCTCACGGGTCAGCGGCGTACCGAGGCCACCAATGCCTCCACCACCGGGCTGTTCGATGCTGTTGAGGGCAAGTGGGCCACGGATTTCCTGGACGCTCTGGGCCTGCCCCGCAACATCTTCCCGCCTCTTATCCAGCCCGGAGAAACCGTGGGCACACTGTTGCCGACGATCCTTGAGCAGACGGGCCTGCCCGCAGACACCGCAGTGGTGGCCGTGGGCTCACATGACACAGCCTCGGCGGTAGCAGCCGTTCCCGCGCAGGAACAGCACTTTGCCTACATCTCGTCCGGCACATGGTCGCTGGTGGGCGTGGAACTGAACAAGCCCGTGCTCACTGAACCGAGCCGGAAGGCCAACTTCACCAACGAACGCGGCGTGGACGGCACCATCCGGTACCTCCGCAATGTGGGTGGCCTGTGGTTGCTCAGCGAATGCCAACGCGCGTGGGCCGCCCAAGGATTCACCCAGTCCCTACCGGCCCTGCTGGACTCAGCTGCGGCACTTCCGGCTGGTGGTCCGCAGATCAACGCCGACGATCCCGCTTTCACAGCCCCGGACCACATGCCGGACCGTATCCGCGCTGCCGTGCGCAACACCGGTGCCGTGCTCCCGGACCGGCCCGCCGCCGTCGTGCGTTGCATCATGGACAGCCTCGCGGCCGGTTACGCGCGGACGCTGGCCGATGCCGAGCGTCTAACGGGCCTCAGCACCGGAGTGGTGCACATTGTGGGCGGAGGTTCGCAGAACCGGCTCCTCTGCCAGCTGACTGCGGATGCCACCGGCAAAACCGTGATCGCGGGACCCGTTGAGGCGACCGCGCAGGGCAATGTCCTGGTCCAAGCACGCGCTGCGGGCGTGGTGACCGGCGGGCTGGCCGAGCTGCGCGCGCTGGTGGTGGCAGGCGAAGAACTGGTGCGCTACGAGCCAGCCCAGGAGGTCAGCGACGTGGCATCCTGA
- the panD gene encoding aspartate 1-decarboxylase, with amino-acid sequence MIRTMFKSKIHRATVTHADLHYVGSVTVDLDLLDAADILPGELVSIVDVTNGARLETYTIAGERGSGVIGINGAAAHMVHVGDTVILITYAEMTTEEARAYEPRVVHVGKDNKILQLGNDPAEGHTPGLMRPPHALSNAAHLS; translated from the coding sequence ATGATCCGCACAATGTTCAAGTCCAAGATCCACCGCGCAACGGTGACCCATGCCGACCTCCACTACGTCGGTTCCGTCACCGTAGACCTGGACCTCCTGGACGCGGCCGACATCCTTCCCGGCGAGCTCGTCTCCATTGTGGACGTCACCAACGGTGCCCGGCTGGAGACGTACACCATTGCCGGCGAGCGCGGTTCCGGCGTGATCGGGATCAACGGCGCGGCGGCCCACATGGTCCATGTTGGAGACACTGTCATCCTCATCACCTATGCCGAGATGACCACCGAAGAAGCCCGGGCTTACGAGCCCCGGGTGGTCCATGTAGGCAAGGACAACAAGATCCTGCAGCTCGGCAACGACCCCGCCGAGGGCCACACTCCCGGGCTCATGCGCCCGCCCCACGCGCTCAGTAACGCAGCGCACCTCAGCTAA